A window from Primulina huaijiensis isolate GDHJ02 chromosome 13, ASM1229523v2, whole genome shotgun sequence encodes these proteins:
- the LOC140991534 gene encoding uncharacterized protein isoform X4, whose protein sequence is MAFHQYFLTAFSSTCASSFHRPFIMNRALQHHSGIWVRSSFAKAERFEKCPAIVRLPHALTGVQTKVIRIKPESKLQLFTSGNYISRSFSPFNLKPEFKHGLSDTGMHMNVENASFCWLHPTCYCCISKRPFSQVPRAGTRSRIVGTEEGSSEQNQLVKIFSRHRIRHKTFAGHKGNATSKEKMASAISIGKESELKIEDVDLASSKGPIVQDDMNSLISKSTQTHKTKVKAKWQSRSESKQDQSSIATATADTTDLPLQSKKVNKAKMTGNKEKVVNKEISLESVLIKATKNSNRRDKSVTEAHAPSEEKVFIGQKSCITNKSKSPGQKAWRQLYPPTAKSVLVVESATKARVIQGYLGEMFEVVPSYGHVRDLAARSGSVRPDDDFSMVWEVPSAAWSHLKSIKVALSGADILILASDPDREGEAIAWHIIEMLNQQDALHDDITVARVVFNEITESSIKSALQAPREIDANLVNAYLARRALDYLIGFNVSPLLWRKLPGCQSAGRVQSAALALICDREKEIDVFNAQEYWTFEVEFNRADLNSVNDISFSSHLTHFDSKKLDLLSVSSHAEAKDIKDKICLSQFEVVGSKSSKIRRNPPTPYITSTLQQDAANKLNFTASYTMKLAQKLYEGVQLMDGKATGLITYMRTDGLHLSDEAAKDIQSLIIENYGRSFASKSTRKYFKKVKNTQEAHEAIRPTDIRRLPSMLGLLDEDSLKLYALIWSRTMACQMEPAIIEQIQLDLGNANRSIMFQSTCSKVDFLGYQAVYEDTEMISVNSNDDQENYRTEMFQNLSGLKCGQQLCLSKVELGQHYTQPPSRYSEGSLVKKLEELGIGRPSTYAITIKVLKDRHYITMKSRTLYPEFRGRMVSAFLSHYFSEVTDYSFTADMETELDNVSAGMTEWKGLLRDYWTRFSEYCENAGKLHIRNVEKMLEKTFGHFLFASFRDGNRTCPSCVEGTLAFKVSRFGAGYFIGCDQHPKCKYIAKTLYGEDDEEINHENKQKNIPEPKLLGLNPGSNEKVLLKNGPYGNYVQLGEDRKGHLPKRASASHIKNVESITLEDALNLLQYPLTLGNHPDDDQPVILKLARVGFTIRHRRTIASVPKNMRPSEITLEKALELLKGKDVRRCGRPKRNKVVEVPVAAV, encoded by the exons ATGGCATTTCATCAATATTTCCTCACAGCTTTTTCATCCACTTGTGCTTCTAGCTTCCACCGCCCCTTTATTATG AACCGAGCATTACAGCATCATTCAGGTATCTGGGTACGGTCTTCATTTGCAAAAGCTGAGAGATTTGAAAAATGCCCTGCTATAGTCCGGTTGCCTCATGCACTGACCGGTGTCCAAACAAAAGTTATTAGAATCAAGCCTGAGAGCAAACTTCAGCTGTTTACAAGTGGCAACTATATTTCTCGCTCCTTTTCTCCCTTCAACCTCAAGCCTGAATTTAAGCATGGACTTTCTGACACTGGGATGCATATGAATGTGGAAAATGCATCATTTTGTTGGCTGCACCCAACTTGTTATTGTTGTATCAGTAAAAGGCCATTTTCTCAGGTCCCAAGAGCAGGTACGAGAAGTCGCATCGTAGGTACAGAAGAAGGAAGCAGTGAGCAGAATCAATtagttaaaatatttagtagGCACCGGATAAGGCACAAAACTTTTGCCGGTCACAAAGGAAATGCAACATCAAAGGAGAAAATGGCAAGTGCCATTTCTATAGGCAAGGAATCGGAACTGAAAATAGAAGATGTTGATTTGGCTTCTTCAAAAGGCCCAATTGTTCAGGATGACATGAACTCGTTAATCAGTAAAAGTACACAAACCCATAAGACTAAAGTGAAAGCAAAGTGGCAGTCTAGAAGTGAGAGTAAACAAGATCAATCTTCCATTGCTACTGCTACTGCTGATACAACAGACCTGCcattgcagtccaagaaagttAATAAAGCTAAGATGACTGGAAACAAAGAAA AAGTGGTTAATAAAGAAATTTCATTGGAAAGTGTTCTTATTAAGGCGACCAAGAACTCCAATAGAAGGGATAAATCTGTTACAGAAGCTCATGCTCCATCTGAAGAAAAGGTATTTATTGGACAGAAATCGTGCATAACAAACAAAAGCAAGTCTCCAGGGCAAAAAGCATGGCGTCAGTTATATCCACCCACTGCAAAATCTGTCCTTGTGGTTGAGTCTGCCACAAAAGCGAGAGTCATTCAAGGATACCTTGGTGAAATGTTTGAGGTTGTACCCAGTTATGGCCATGTCAGGGATTTGGCTGCTAGATCAGGATCCGTGCGACCTGATGATGACTTCAGTATGGTTTGGGAGGTTCCATCTGCTGCTTGGTCTCATCTTAAGAGTATTAAGGTTGCATTGAGTGG AGCAGATATTCTTATTCTTGCCTCAGACCCTGATCGTGAAGGAGAAGCCATTGCTTGGCATATTATCGAGATGTTGAATCAACAGGATGCTCTGCATGATGATATCACTGTTGCACGAGTTGTCTTTAATGAGATAACTGAATCATCCATTAAAAGTGCTCTACAGGCTCCACGAGAGATTGATGCAAACTTGGTTAATGCTTACCTGGCACGGCGGGCCCTTGATTACTTGATTGGATTCAATGTTTCTCCGTTGTTGTGGAGGAAGTTACCTGGTTGTCAGTCTGCTGGACGAGTCCAATCTGCTGCTTTGGCTCTCATATGTGACCGGGAAAAGGAAATTGATGTGTTCAATGCCCAAGAGTATTGGACATTTGAAGTTGAGTTCAATAGGGCGGATCTAAATTCAGTCAACGATATTTCTTTCTCATCACATCTGACCCATTTTGACTCCAAAAAGTTGGATCTGCTGTCAGTTAGCTCTCACGCAGAGGCAAAGGATATAAAAGACAAGATTTGTCTGTCTCAGTTTGAAGTTGTTGGCTCAAAATCCAGCAAGATTCGAAGAAATCCACCCACTCCATATATAACATCAACACTTCAGCAAGACGCTGCCAACAAATTGAACTTTACAGCTTCATATACAATGAAACTTGCACAGAAGCTGTATGAGGGAGTGCAGTTAATGGATGGCAAGGCTACAGGACTAATAACTTACATGAGAACAGATGGACTGCACTTGTCTGATGAAGCAGCTAAGGATATCCAATCCTTGATTATCGAAAATTATGGGAGGAGTTTTGCTTCAAAGAGTACACGCAAGTATTTTAAAAAGGTGAAAAACACGCAGGAGGCCCATGAAGCTATTAGACCCACGGATATCCGAAGATTACCGTCAATGCTTGGGTTGCTTGACGAAGATTCCCTGAAGTTATACGCTCTTATATGGTCTCGTACAATGGCATGTCAAATGGAACCTGCCATCATTGAGCAGATACAACTTGATCTTGGGAATGCTAACCGATCAATAATGTTTCAATCTACATGCTCGAAAGTCGATTTTCTTGGTTACCAAGCTGTTTATGAAGACACAGAAATGATCAGTGTAAATAGCAATGATGATCAAGAGAACTATCGTACTGAAATGTTTCAGAATTTGAGTGGTTTGAAGTGTGGCCAGCAATTGTGTTTGTCCAAAGTTGAACTTGGTCAGCACTATACACAGCCTCCATCCCGCTATTCTGAGGGGTCATTAGTGAAGAAACTGGAGGAACTTGGTATTGGGAGACCTTCTACTTATGCAATCACTATTAAGGTGCTAAAAGATAGACATTATATTACAATGAAAAGTAGGACACTGTATCCTGAGTTTCGTGGTCGCATGGTATCAGCATTTCTCTCTCACTATTTTTCGGAGGTCACAGATTATAGTTTTACTGCTGATATGGAGACTGAACTTGATAATGTTTCCGCTGGAATGACGGAATGGAAAGGCCTTTTGAGAGATTACTGGACAAGATTTAGCGAGTATTGTGAGAATGCTGGAAAGCTTCATATCCGTAATGTAGAAAAGATGTTGGAGAAAACATTTGGTCATTTCTTATTTGCTTCTTTTCGTGATGGAAATAGAACATGCCCAAGTTGTGTAGAAGGTACGTTGGCTTTTAAAGTTAGCAGGTTTGGAGCGGGATATTTTATTGGCTGTGATCAACACCCAAAATGCAA ATACATTGCTAAGACACTCTATGGTGAAGATGACGAAGAGATCAATCAtgaaaacaaacaaaagaatatacCGGAGCCAAAGTTGCTTGGTCTTAATCCAGGATCCAATGAGAAG GTTTTGTTGAAGAATGGTCCTTATGGAAACTACGTGCAGCTTGGTGAAGACAGAAAGGGACATTTACCCAAGAGAGCTTCAGCGTCTCAT ATAAAGAATGTTGAGTCCATCACCTTGGAAGATGCCCTCAACTTGTTGCAGTATCCACTGACTTTG GGGAACCACCCAGATGATGACCAACCGGTAATTTTAAAGCTTGCCAGGGTAGGATTCACCATTAGACACAGGCGCACAATTGCTTCTGTCCCCAAG
- the LOC140991534 gene encoding uncharacterized protein isoform X1: MAFHQYFLTAFSSTCASSFHRPFIMNRALQHHSGIWVRSSFAKAERFEKCPAIVRLPHALTGVQTKVIRIKPESKLQLFTSGNYISRSFSPFNLKPEFKHGLSDTGMHMNVENASFCWLHPTCYCCISKRPFSQVPRAGTRSRIVGTEEGSSEQNQLVKIFSRHRIRHKTFAGHKGNATSKEKMASAISIGKESELKIEDVDLASSKGPIVQDDMNSLISKSTQTHKTKVKAKWQSRSESKQDQSSIATATADTTDLPLQSKKVNKAKMTGNKESKPSPKSVEADSNSNSVTEVVNKEISLESVLIKATKNSNRRDKSVTEAHAPSEEKVFIGQKSCITNKSKSPGQKAWRQLYPPTAKSVLVVESATKARVIQGYLGEMFEVVPSYGHVRDLAARSGSVRPDDDFSMVWEVPSAAWSHLKSIKVALSGADILILASDPDREGEAIAWHIIEMLNQQDALHDDITVARVVFNEITESSIKSALQAPREIDANLVNAYLARRALDYLIGFNVSPLLWRKLPGCQSAGRVQSAALALICDREKEIDVFNAQEYWTFEVEFNRADLNSVNDISFSSHLTHFDSKKLDLLSVSSHAEAKDIKDKICLSQFEVVGSKSSKIRRNPPTPYITSTLQQDAANKLNFTASYTMKLAQKLYEGVQLMDGKATGLITYMRTDGLHLSDEAAKDIQSLIIENYGRSFASKSTRKYFKKVKNTQEAHEAIRPTDIRRLPSMLGLLDEDSLKLYALIWSRTMACQMEPAIIEQIQLDLGNANRSIMFQSTCSKVDFLGYQAVYEDTEMISVNSNDDQENYRTEMFQNLSGLKCGQQLCLSKVELGQHYTQPPSRYSEGSLVKKLEELGIGRPSTYAITIKVLKDRHYITMKSRTLYPEFRGRMVSAFLSHYFSEVTDYSFTADMETELDNVSAGMTEWKGLLRDYWTRFSEYCENAGKLHIRNVEKMLEKTFGHFLFASFRDGNRTCPSCVEGTLAFKVSRFGAGYFIGCDQHPKCKYIAKTLYGEDDEEINHENKQKNIPEPKLLGLNPGSNEKVLLKNGPYGNYVQLGEDRKGHLPKRASASHIKNVESITLEDALNLLQYPLTLGNHPDDDQPVILKLARVGFTIRHRRTIASVPKNMRPSEITLEKALELLKGKDVRRCGRPKRNKVVEVPVAAV, encoded by the exons ATGGCATTTCATCAATATTTCCTCACAGCTTTTTCATCCACTTGTGCTTCTAGCTTCCACCGCCCCTTTATTATG AACCGAGCATTACAGCATCATTCAGGTATCTGGGTACGGTCTTCATTTGCAAAAGCTGAGAGATTTGAAAAATGCCCTGCTATAGTCCGGTTGCCTCATGCACTGACCGGTGTCCAAACAAAAGTTATTAGAATCAAGCCTGAGAGCAAACTTCAGCTGTTTACAAGTGGCAACTATATTTCTCGCTCCTTTTCTCCCTTCAACCTCAAGCCTGAATTTAAGCATGGACTTTCTGACACTGGGATGCATATGAATGTGGAAAATGCATCATTTTGTTGGCTGCACCCAACTTGTTATTGTTGTATCAGTAAAAGGCCATTTTCTCAGGTCCCAAGAGCAGGTACGAGAAGTCGCATCGTAGGTACAGAAGAAGGAAGCAGTGAGCAGAATCAATtagttaaaatatttagtagGCACCGGATAAGGCACAAAACTTTTGCCGGTCACAAAGGAAATGCAACATCAAAGGAGAAAATGGCAAGTGCCATTTCTATAGGCAAGGAATCGGAACTGAAAATAGAAGATGTTGATTTGGCTTCTTCAAAAGGCCCAATTGTTCAGGATGACATGAACTCGTTAATCAGTAAAAGTACACAAACCCATAAGACTAAAGTGAAAGCAAAGTGGCAGTCTAGAAGTGAGAGTAAACAAGATCAATCTTCCATTGCTACTGCTACTGCTGATACAACAGACCTGCcattgcagtccaagaaagttAATAAAGCTAAGATGACTGGAAACAAAGAAAGTAAACCATCTCCTAAATCTGTAGAG GCTGACTCAAATTCAAATTCTGTGACAGAAGTGGTTAATAAAGAAATTTCATTGGAAAGTGTTCTTATTAAGGCGACCAAGAACTCCAATAGAAGGGATAAATCTGTTACAGAAGCTCATGCTCCATCTGAAGAAAAGGTATTTATTGGACAGAAATCGTGCATAACAAACAAAAGCAAGTCTCCAGGGCAAAAAGCATGGCGTCAGTTATATCCACCCACTGCAAAATCTGTCCTTGTGGTTGAGTCTGCCACAAAAGCGAGAGTCATTCAAGGATACCTTGGTGAAATGTTTGAGGTTGTACCCAGTTATGGCCATGTCAGGGATTTGGCTGCTAGATCAGGATCCGTGCGACCTGATGATGACTTCAGTATGGTTTGGGAGGTTCCATCTGCTGCTTGGTCTCATCTTAAGAGTATTAAGGTTGCATTGAGTGG AGCAGATATTCTTATTCTTGCCTCAGACCCTGATCGTGAAGGAGAAGCCATTGCTTGGCATATTATCGAGATGTTGAATCAACAGGATGCTCTGCATGATGATATCACTGTTGCACGAGTTGTCTTTAATGAGATAACTGAATCATCCATTAAAAGTGCTCTACAGGCTCCACGAGAGATTGATGCAAACTTGGTTAATGCTTACCTGGCACGGCGGGCCCTTGATTACTTGATTGGATTCAATGTTTCTCCGTTGTTGTGGAGGAAGTTACCTGGTTGTCAGTCTGCTGGACGAGTCCAATCTGCTGCTTTGGCTCTCATATGTGACCGGGAAAAGGAAATTGATGTGTTCAATGCCCAAGAGTATTGGACATTTGAAGTTGAGTTCAATAGGGCGGATCTAAATTCAGTCAACGATATTTCTTTCTCATCACATCTGACCCATTTTGACTCCAAAAAGTTGGATCTGCTGTCAGTTAGCTCTCACGCAGAGGCAAAGGATATAAAAGACAAGATTTGTCTGTCTCAGTTTGAAGTTGTTGGCTCAAAATCCAGCAAGATTCGAAGAAATCCACCCACTCCATATATAACATCAACACTTCAGCAAGACGCTGCCAACAAATTGAACTTTACAGCTTCATATACAATGAAACTTGCACAGAAGCTGTATGAGGGAGTGCAGTTAATGGATGGCAAGGCTACAGGACTAATAACTTACATGAGAACAGATGGACTGCACTTGTCTGATGAAGCAGCTAAGGATATCCAATCCTTGATTATCGAAAATTATGGGAGGAGTTTTGCTTCAAAGAGTACACGCAAGTATTTTAAAAAGGTGAAAAACACGCAGGAGGCCCATGAAGCTATTAGACCCACGGATATCCGAAGATTACCGTCAATGCTTGGGTTGCTTGACGAAGATTCCCTGAAGTTATACGCTCTTATATGGTCTCGTACAATGGCATGTCAAATGGAACCTGCCATCATTGAGCAGATACAACTTGATCTTGGGAATGCTAACCGATCAATAATGTTTCAATCTACATGCTCGAAAGTCGATTTTCTTGGTTACCAAGCTGTTTATGAAGACACAGAAATGATCAGTGTAAATAGCAATGATGATCAAGAGAACTATCGTACTGAAATGTTTCAGAATTTGAGTGGTTTGAAGTGTGGCCAGCAATTGTGTTTGTCCAAAGTTGAACTTGGTCAGCACTATACACAGCCTCCATCCCGCTATTCTGAGGGGTCATTAGTGAAGAAACTGGAGGAACTTGGTATTGGGAGACCTTCTACTTATGCAATCACTATTAAGGTGCTAAAAGATAGACATTATATTACAATGAAAAGTAGGACACTGTATCCTGAGTTTCGTGGTCGCATGGTATCAGCATTTCTCTCTCACTATTTTTCGGAGGTCACAGATTATAGTTTTACTGCTGATATGGAGACTGAACTTGATAATGTTTCCGCTGGAATGACGGAATGGAAAGGCCTTTTGAGAGATTACTGGACAAGATTTAGCGAGTATTGTGAGAATGCTGGAAAGCTTCATATCCGTAATGTAGAAAAGATGTTGGAGAAAACATTTGGTCATTTCTTATTTGCTTCTTTTCGTGATGGAAATAGAACATGCCCAAGTTGTGTAGAAGGTACGTTGGCTTTTAAAGTTAGCAGGTTTGGAGCGGGATATTTTATTGGCTGTGATCAACACCCAAAATGCAA ATACATTGCTAAGACACTCTATGGTGAAGATGACGAAGAGATCAATCAtgaaaacaaacaaaagaatatacCGGAGCCAAAGTTGCTTGGTCTTAATCCAGGATCCAATGAGAAG GTTTTGTTGAAGAATGGTCCTTATGGAAACTACGTGCAGCTTGGTGAAGACAGAAAGGGACATTTACCCAAGAGAGCTTCAGCGTCTCAT ATAAAGAATGTTGAGTCCATCACCTTGGAAGATGCCCTCAACTTGTTGCAGTATCCACTGACTTTG GGGAACCACCCAGATGATGACCAACCGGTAATTTTAAAGCTTGCCAGGGTAGGATTCACCATTAGACACAGGCGCACAATTGCTTCTGTCCCCAAG
- the LOC140991534 gene encoding uncharacterized protein isoform X5: MAFHQYFLTAFSSTCASSFHRPFIMNRALQHHSGIWVRSSFAKAERFEKCPAIVRLPHALTGVQTKVIRIKPESKLQLFTSGNYISRSFSPFNLKPEFKHGLSDTGMHMNVENASFCWLHPTCYCCISKRPFSQVPRAGTRSRIVGTEEGSSEQNQLVKIFSRHRIRHKTFAGHKGNATSKEKMASAISIGKESELKIEDVDLASSKGPIVQDDMNSLISKSTQTHKTKVKAKWQSRSESKQDQSSIATASKPSPKSADSNSNSVTEVVNKEISLESVLIKATKNSNRRDKSVTEAHAPSEEKVFIGQKSCITNKSKSPGQKAWRQLYPPTAKSVLVVESATKARVIQGYLGEMFEVVPSYGHVRDLAARSGSVRPDDDFSMVWEVPSAAWSHLKSIKVALSGADILILASDPDREGEAIAWHIIEMLNQQDALHDDITVARVVFNEITESSIKSALQAPREIDANLVNAYLARRALDYLIGFNVSPLLWRKLPGCQSAGRVQSAALALICDREKEIDVFNAQEYWTFEVEFNRADLNSVNDISFSSHLTHFDSKKLDLLSVSSHAEAKDIKDKICLSQFEVVGSKSSKIRRNPPTPYITSTLQQDAANKLNFTASYTMKLAQKLYEGVQLMDGKATGLITYMRTDGLHLSDEAAKDIQSLIIENYGRSFASKSTRKYFKKVKNTQEAHEAIRPTDIRRLPSMLGLLDEDSLKLYALIWSRTMACQMEPAIIEQIQLDLGNANRSIMFQSTCSKVDFLGYQAVYEDTEMISVNSNDDQENYRTEMFQNLSGLKCGQQLCLSKVELGQHYTQPPSRYSEGSLVKKLEELGIGRPSTYAITIKVLKDRHYITMKSRTLYPEFRGRMVSAFLSHYFSEVTDYSFTADMETELDNVSAGMTEWKGLLRDYWTRFSEYCENAGKLHIRNVEKMLEKTFGHFLFASFRDGNRTCPSCVEGTLAFKVSRFGAGYFIGCDQHPKCKYIAKTLYGEDDEEINHENKQKNIPEPKLLGLNPGSNEKVLLKNGPYGNYVQLGEDRKGHLPKRASASHIKNVESITLEDALNLLQYPLTLGNHPDDDQPVILKLARVGFTIRHRRTIASVPKNMRPSEITLEKALELLKGKDVRRCGRPKRNKVVEVPVAAV; this comes from the exons ATGGCATTTCATCAATATTTCCTCACAGCTTTTTCATCCACTTGTGCTTCTAGCTTCCACCGCCCCTTTATTATG AACCGAGCATTACAGCATCATTCAGGTATCTGGGTACGGTCTTCATTTGCAAAAGCTGAGAGATTTGAAAAATGCCCTGCTATAGTCCGGTTGCCTCATGCACTGACCGGTGTCCAAACAAAAGTTATTAGAATCAAGCCTGAGAGCAAACTTCAGCTGTTTACAAGTGGCAACTATATTTCTCGCTCCTTTTCTCCCTTCAACCTCAAGCCTGAATTTAAGCATGGACTTTCTGACACTGGGATGCATATGAATGTGGAAAATGCATCATTTTGTTGGCTGCACCCAACTTGTTATTGTTGTATCAGTAAAAGGCCATTTTCTCAGGTCCCAAGAGCAGGTACGAGAAGTCGCATCGTAGGTACAGAAGAAGGAAGCAGTGAGCAGAATCAATtagttaaaatatttagtagGCACCGGATAAGGCACAAAACTTTTGCCGGTCACAAAGGAAATGCAACATCAAAGGAGAAAATGGCAAGTGCCATTTCTATAGGCAAGGAATCGGAACTGAAAATAGAAGATGTTGATTTGGCTTCTTCAAAAGGCCCAATTGTTCAGGATGACATGAACTCGTTAATCAGTAAAAGTACACAAACCCATAAGACTAAAGTGAAAGCAAAGTGGCAGTCTAGAAGTGAGAGTAAACAAGATCAATCTTCCATTGCTACTGCT AGTAAACCATCTCCTAAATCT GCTGACTCAAATTCAAATTCTGTGACAGAAGTGGTTAATAAAGAAATTTCATTGGAAAGTGTTCTTATTAAGGCGACCAAGAACTCCAATAGAAGGGATAAATCTGTTACAGAAGCTCATGCTCCATCTGAAGAAAAGGTATTTATTGGACAGAAATCGTGCATAACAAACAAAAGCAAGTCTCCAGGGCAAAAAGCATGGCGTCAGTTATATCCACCCACTGCAAAATCTGTCCTTGTGGTTGAGTCTGCCACAAAAGCGAGAGTCATTCAAGGATACCTTGGTGAAATGTTTGAGGTTGTACCCAGTTATGGCCATGTCAGGGATTTGGCTGCTAGATCAGGATCCGTGCGACCTGATGATGACTTCAGTATGGTTTGGGAGGTTCCATCTGCTGCTTGGTCTCATCTTAAGAGTATTAAGGTTGCATTGAGTGG AGCAGATATTCTTATTCTTGCCTCAGACCCTGATCGTGAAGGAGAAGCCATTGCTTGGCATATTATCGAGATGTTGAATCAACAGGATGCTCTGCATGATGATATCACTGTTGCACGAGTTGTCTTTAATGAGATAACTGAATCATCCATTAAAAGTGCTCTACAGGCTCCACGAGAGATTGATGCAAACTTGGTTAATGCTTACCTGGCACGGCGGGCCCTTGATTACTTGATTGGATTCAATGTTTCTCCGTTGTTGTGGAGGAAGTTACCTGGTTGTCAGTCTGCTGGACGAGTCCAATCTGCTGCTTTGGCTCTCATATGTGACCGGGAAAAGGAAATTGATGTGTTCAATGCCCAAGAGTATTGGACATTTGAAGTTGAGTTCAATAGGGCGGATCTAAATTCAGTCAACGATATTTCTTTCTCATCACATCTGACCCATTTTGACTCCAAAAAGTTGGATCTGCTGTCAGTTAGCTCTCACGCAGAGGCAAAGGATATAAAAGACAAGATTTGTCTGTCTCAGTTTGAAGTTGTTGGCTCAAAATCCAGCAAGATTCGAAGAAATCCACCCACTCCATATATAACATCAACACTTCAGCAAGACGCTGCCAACAAATTGAACTTTACAGCTTCATATACAATGAAACTTGCACAGAAGCTGTATGAGGGAGTGCAGTTAATGGATGGCAAGGCTACAGGACTAATAACTTACATGAGAACAGATGGACTGCACTTGTCTGATGAAGCAGCTAAGGATATCCAATCCTTGATTATCGAAAATTATGGGAGGAGTTTTGCTTCAAAGAGTACACGCAAGTATTTTAAAAAGGTGAAAAACACGCAGGAGGCCCATGAAGCTATTAGACCCACGGATATCCGAAGATTACCGTCAATGCTTGGGTTGCTTGACGAAGATTCCCTGAAGTTATACGCTCTTATATGGTCTCGTACAATGGCATGTCAAATGGAACCTGCCATCATTGAGCAGATACAACTTGATCTTGGGAATGCTAACCGATCAATAATGTTTCAATCTACATGCTCGAAAGTCGATTTTCTTGGTTACCAAGCTGTTTATGAAGACACAGAAATGATCAGTGTAAATAGCAATGATGATCAAGAGAACTATCGTACTGAAATGTTTCAGAATTTGAGTGGTTTGAAGTGTGGCCAGCAATTGTGTTTGTCCAAAGTTGAACTTGGTCAGCACTATACACAGCCTCCATCCCGCTATTCTGAGGGGTCATTAGTGAAGAAACTGGAGGAACTTGGTATTGGGAGACCTTCTACTTATGCAATCACTATTAAGGTGCTAAAAGATAGACATTATATTACAATGAAAAGTAGGACACTGTATCCTGAGTTTCGTGGTCGCATGGTATCAGCATTTCTCTCTCACTATTTTTCGGAGGTCACAGATTATAGTTTTACTGCTGATATGGAGACTGAACTTGATAATGTTTCCGCTGGAATGACGGAATGGAAAGGCCTTTTGAGAGATTACTGGACAAGATTTAGCGAGTATTGTGAGAATGCTGGAAAGCTTCATATCCGTAATGTAGAAAAGATGTTGGAGAAAACATTTGGTCATTTCTTATTTGCTTCTTTTCGTGATGGAAATAGAACATGCCCAAGTTGTGTAGAAGGTACGTTGGCTTTTAAAGTTAGCAGGTTTGGAGCGGGATATTTTATTGGCTGTGATCAACACCCAAAATGCAA ATACATTGCTAAGACACTCTATGGTGAAGATGACGAAGAGATCAATCAtgaaaacaaacaaaagaatatacCGGAGCCAAAGTTGCTTGGTCTTAATCCAGGATCCAATGAGAAG GTTTTGTTGAAGAATGGTCCTTATGGAAACTACGTGCAGCTTGGTGAAGACAGAAAGGGACATTTACCCAAGAGAGCTTCAGCGTCTCAT ATAAAGAATGTTGAGTCCATCACCTTGGAAGATGCCCTCAACTTGTTGCAGTATCCACTGACTTTG GGGAACCACCCAGATGATGACCAACCGGTAATTTTAAAGCTTGCCAGGGTAGGATTCACCATTAGACACAGGCGCACAATTGCTTCTGTCCCCAAG